The Mycobacteriales bacterium genome contains a region encoding:
- a CDS encoding RNA polymerase sigma factor SigF has protein sequence MSADAAAESTPATGEAAVEIEHDSDRRVADRAHTRELFDELASLAEDDPRRRQIRDELVELHLPLVEYLARRFRNRGEPLDDLVQVATIGLIKSIDRFDIERGVEFSTYATPTIVGEIKRHFRDKGWAIRVPRRLQELKLALNKATGELSQRNGRSPTVAELAEHLNLSEEDVLEGMESANAYSAISLDAPDLADEDSPAVSDSLGELDEALEGVVYRESLKPLLEALPPREKTILMLRFFGNMTQSQIAADLGISQMHVSRLLARTLAQLREGLLVEE, from the coding sequence GTGAGCGCGGACGCCGCAGCCGAGTCCACACCGGCCACCGGCGAAGCCGCAGTGGAGATCGAGCACGACAGCGACCGTCGCGTGGCCGACCGGGCGCACACCCGCGAGCTGTTCGACGAGCTGGCGTCGCTGGCCGAGGACGATCCCCGCCGCCGGCAGATCCGCGACGAGCTGGTCGAGCTGCACCTGCCGCTCGTCGAGTACCTCGCCCGCCGCTTCCGCAACCGCGGCGAGCCGCTCGACGACCTCGTCCAGGTCGCGACCATCGGCCTGATCAAGTCGATCGACCGGTTCGACATCGAGCGCGGGGTCGAGTTCTCGACCTATGCGACCCCGACCATCGTCGGGGAGATCAAGCGGCACTTCCGCGACAAGGGCTGGGCGATCCGCGTCCCGCGCCGGCTGCAGGAGCTCAAGCTCGCCCTCAACAAGGCGACCGGCGAGCTGTCCCAGCGCAACGGCCGGTCACCGACCGTCGCCGAGCTGGCCGAGCACCTCAACCTGAGCGAGGAGGACGTGCTCGAAGGCATGGAGTCGGCGAACGCCTACTCCGCGATCTCCCTCGACGCCCCCGACCTCGCCGATGAGGACTCACCTGCCGTGTCCGACTCGCTCGGCGAGCTCGACGAGGCACTCGAGGGCGTCGTCTACCGCGAGTCATTGAAACCGTTGCTCGAGGCGCTCCCGCCACGCGAGAAGACGATCCTGATGCTGCGCTTCTTCGGCAACATGACGCAGTCGCAGATCGCGGCCGATCTCGGGATCTCGCAGATGCACGTGTCCCGGCTGCTCGCCCGAACGCTCGCCCAGCTGCGCGAAGGCTTGCTGGTCGAGGAGTAG